The Sphingobacteriales bacterium genomic sequence TATTGGGTTGGTAAGCGCAATTATATCGTTGCCGTTTGAGTGGTATAGCACTTTTACCATAGAGGCAAAATATGGATTTAACCGCAGTACGCCCAAATTGTTTTTTATGGATAAATTGCGTGGTATAATTATAAGCATTATAATTGGGCCTGCTATCTATTATTTACTGTATAAGTTTTATTATACCGCCGGCAATTTGTTTTGGCTCTACACATGGGCAGCTGTTACCATTTTTAGCTTGTTTATGTCTGCTTTTGGAGTAAAATTGTTTTTGCCCCTGTTCAACAAACTAAGCCCTTTAACCGACGATAATTTAAATACCTCCATTGAGCAGTATGCCAAAAAAGTACAGTTTCCGTATGGTAAAATTTTGGTTATAGACGGCTCGAAGCGCAGCACCAAGGCCAATGCCTTTTTTACCGGAATGGGCAGCACCCGCATGATTGTATTGTACGACACGTTGTTGGCCACCCAAACACACCCCGAAACCTTAGCCGTATTAGCCCACGAAGTGGGGCATTACAAGCGGTGGCACGTGTATAAAATGTTGTTAATAAGCACCCTTACAACTGGTTTTGCTTTGTTTGTTTTAGGTTATATTTTAAACAATTCGCAGCTAAGTACAGCCTTAGGGGCTGCGCAGCATTCGCTGCATGTAGGTTTGTTGGCTTTTGCTTTATTGTATAGCCCCATAAGCGAAGTGCTTAGTATTATTAGCAATATTTGGTCGCGGAAACACGAGTTTGAGGCCGATGATTACGCCAAACAAACTTATGGTGGAGAGGCTTTGGCCAGTGCGCTCAAAAAATTAACCGTTACAAATTTGGGCAATTTAACACCACATCCGGCATACGTTTTTGTACACTACAGTCATCCGCCGGTTGTGGCACGGCTGGCTGCTTTGGCAAAATAAAAAGAGTTGTTTGAATTTATATTATGGCCTATAGTTGTGCCCTATAAAATTAGGTAATATAATAAGTAGGCATCTTTTTTCCATTATCCAATAAATTATAATAACCCAACCTGTTGTTTACATGTAATTTTCAGTATTTTTGACAAATAATGAAATTATTTCAAAAAAATAAGAGCCTGTCTAAATTTTATTTTCTAATTCTATTAAGCATCAATTTTATCATGGCAAGTTGGATCATTGTCTGGCTCGTTTCGGTTTGGAACTCAAAGTCTTTACTCAATCTTCGATAGCTTTCGAGCCATGCAAAAGTTCTTTCAACAATCCATCTTTTTGGCAATACTTCGAATTTCGAGGCTGTATTCGATCTACTTACAACCTCAACCACCCACCCAAACGTTTTGCGGGTATTTTCAATTAACTCGCCTCTATACCCGCCATCAGCTACTATCTTTACCAATCTGCAAAACCTGCCTCTGAGGTCAGCTATAACCATTGGGGCTGATTTACTGTCATGCTCATTTGCCGCATGAACCACAACCGCTAAAAGTAGTCCCATTGTATCTACAATAATATGCCGCTTTCTGCCTTTAACTTTTTTACCCCCGTCAATCCCTCTGCACAAGCCTCCGACGCTTGTTGTCTTTACGCTCTGGCTATCAATTATACCAACACTTGGCGATGAAGCCCTGCCTGCTTGCTTTCGAGTCTTATCCTGAGTATTTCATGGATGAGTTCTATCGTCCCATCCTTCTTCCACTTGGTAAAATAGTAGTAAACAAGCTTCCATGACGGAAAATGGAACGGCAGCATGCGCCATTGACAGCCAGTTTTAAGCAAATAGAACAGCGCATTAAAAATTTCTCTTAAACTGTGTTTTCGTTTCCGTTTGTCGTCTAAAATGCCTAATATTGCACTCCATTGACTATCGGTGAGACTGCTTGGGTAGGTTTTCATTTTACTTTATGTGTTTGATTTTCATAAAGCTATGAATTATTATTTAAACGTCAAACTGATAGTCTTTTATTCACATCTCTTTTAATAACTTTTTTCCTATCAATTTTTAGGACTGGCATGCCAATTTTTAATTTTTAGACAGTCTCTAAAGGTAAGTTTGCACTTTTTGTAGCATTTTTACAATACAAAATCATATTTGTTCGTTTACCTTGGCAAAATATATTTAATAATTGCAAAATAAATCATATTAATTTGTTAGGCGAATAGCAAATAATTTCGTAAAAAAGAAGGCTAAGAATTGTATTTTCAATGTAAAAAAATTGTCATTATTTTGTCCTAAAAACAGGTCAGATGAAGAAAAAATCCGGAAGTTTTTGAACTAATACTTTCAAAATAATGTTTCCCTTTAATAGCAAAATGTTCAAGCTTTTTATTTTAGATGATATATTTTATTGATTATCTTGGAATCACGTTTTTTGGTATGTTTTTTGATGTAATAAATAGAACACAAACACTATAATTTAATACTCACAACTCTATTTTATTAAAACCTCCACAAGATTTAAATACATCGCAGTATGCAAAAAATATTTAGAAATAATGCTTTTTTAATGGTGCTTAGTTTTTTACTATCTCAGCCATTTTTAAGTGCCGACTCGCTTGAGTTGGCAAAGGAAAAGCATAATACCATGGCAGAACAATCGACAGCAAACATAGAAGTGTATAGTCATGTGGTAGTGGGTAG encodes the following:
- a CDS encoding M48 family metallopeptidase codes for the protein MYLLLVIIAIILVQFIVHSWLTRLNFKHWQPQVPESVRDVYTSEAYGRAREYQEDNYNLSQKLGFLNLALMLGMLLTGGFGWLDQILLTQFGLTNELLRGLVFFGLIGLVSAIISLPFEWYSTFTIEAKYGFNRSTPKLFFMDKLRGIIISIIIGPAIYYLLYKFYYTAGNLFWLYTWAAVTIFSLFMSAFGVKLFLPLFNKLSPLTDDNLNTSIEQYAKKVQFPYGKILVIDGSKRSTKANAFFTGMGSTRMIVLYDTLLATQTHPETLAVLAHEVGHYKRWHVYKMLLISTLTTGFALFVLGYILNNSQLSTALGAAQHSLHVGLLAFALLYSPISEVLSIISNIWSRKHEFEADDYAKQTYGGEALASALKKLTVTNLGNLTPHPAYVFVHYSHPPVVARLAALAK